One genomic segment of [Limnothrix rosea] IAM M-220 includes these proteins:
- the trmB gene encoding tRNA (guanosine(46)-N7)-methyltransferase TrmB, with the protein MGRSRVRQHVNPLTDKYQQEFTMPEWARIYTDLTAPLHLDIGCGRGRFILEMAQRYPERNFLGIEIRDPLVQDANEIRDRQQLTNLHYLFANINTSLQALLGSLPTASLRWVTIQFPDPWFKKRHHKRRVVQPDLVDILARHTPAETIFFLQSDVEEVALEMREKFLDHDWFETTHQDFWLAENIFPVPTEREVATQNKGEPVYRVLLQKSQQASL; encoded by the coding sequence GTGGGGCGATCGCGGGTCAGACAGCATGTTAATCCGTTAACAGATAAGTATCAACAAGAGTTTACAATGCCTGAGTGGGCAAGGATTTACACCGATCTCACAGCGCCGCTTCATCTTGATATTGGCTGTGGGCGCGGACGGTTCATTTTAGAAATGGCACAGCGTTATCCGGAACGCAATTTTCTTGGTATTGAGATTCGTGATCCCCTAGTTCAAGATGCCAATGAGATCCGCGATCGCCAACAACTCACAAATTTGCATTACCTATTTGCCAATATCAACACCTCTTTGCAAGCTTTACTAGGTTCGCTACCCACAGCCAGTCTTCGCTGGGTAACGATCCAGTTTCCCGACCCTTGGTTTAAGAAACGCCATCACAAACGCCGCGTTGTCCAACCGGATTTAGTTGATATTTTGGCACGTCATACCCCAGCAGAAACTATTTTCTTTTTGCAATCAGATGTAGAAGAAGTTGCCCTTGAGATGCGCGAAAAATTTCTTGACCATGACTGGTTTGAAACGACACACCAAGATTTTTGGTTAGCCGAAAATATTTTTCCTGTACCAACTGAGCGGGAAGTGGCGACCCAAAACAAAGGTGAACCAGTCTATCGCGTACTTTTACAAAAATCGCAGCAAGCGTCATTATGA
- a CDS encoding DUF2996 domain-containing protein, whose product MAETTDPKSKAAAKKKEKPPKIEDKPFKEFIEAHFLPEVQTALNDNGITDMSLKFVETNIPIKGLESTTCWQIQGSWMNNQRQFILYFVDADIKGQKAWSFATDGSPHSTLESFMIDERRVNLPLLVGYVLQRLDAQKWLALN is encoded by the coding sequence ATGGCAGAAACTACTGATCCTAAATCCAAAGCAGCGGCGAAAAAAAAAGAAAAGCCTCCGAAGATCGAAGATAAGCCTTTCAAAGAATTTATCGAGGCGCACTTTTTACCTGAGGTTCAGACTGCCCTAAACGATAACGGCATTACAGACATGAGTCTAAAATTTGTCGAAACAAATATTCCGATTAAAGGGCTAGAATCTACCACTTGTTGGCAAATTCAAGGCAGTTGGATGAATAACCAACGGCAGTTCATTTTGTACTTTGTTGACGCGGATATTAAGGGTCAAAAAGCTTGGTCTTTTGCGACCGATGGTTCACCCCACAGTACCCTTGAGTCTTTTATGATTGATGAGCGCCGTGTCAATCTGCCCCTCCTCGTTGGTTATGTACTTCAGCGTCTTGATGCTCAGAAATGGCTAGCTTTAAATTAG
- the larB gene encoding nickel pincer cofactor biosynthesis protein LarB, producing the protein MNEQDALRHLLESVAQGRVSPEAAFTDLKHLSFESVDDFAKIDNHRGLRTGFPEVIWGPGKTPEQIAKIMNAMGDRHPIVMATRIDVETYHYLQPKVNQLTYYPEARICARIQTFPEVKHRGAISIITAGTADLPVAEEAAITAELSGFAVKRLWDVGVAGIHRLLSHRHIIDEADVLITVAGMEGALPSVVAGLADCPVIAVPTSIGYGVSFGGVAPLLTMLNSCSAGIGVMNIDNGFGAAILAGQILRTAARLR; encoded by the coding sequence ATGAATGAGCAGGATGCCCTCCGGCATTTACTAGAGTCTGTTGCCCAAGGGCGTGTGAGTCCAGAAGCTGCTTTTACAGACCTCAAACATTTATCCTTTGAGTCTGTTGACGATTTTGCAAAAATTGATAATCATCGTGGGCTGCGTACGGGTTTTCCTGAGGTGATTTGGGGGCCGGGTAAAACACCTGAGCAGATTGCCAAGATTATGAATGCCATGGGCGATCGCCACCCCATAGTGATGGCCACACGCATTGACGTTGAGACCTACCACTACCTCCAGCCTAAAGTTAACCAACTCACCTACTACCCCGAAGCTCGTATTTGCGCTCGTATCCAGACTTTTCCAGAAGTCAAACATCGTGGTGCAATTTCCATTATCACTGCCGGAACCGCTGACCTGCCCGTTGCAGAAGAAGCTGCCATTACCGCCGAACTATCCGGTTTTGCCGTCAAGCGCTTGTGGGATGTGGGAGTCGCAGGTATTCACCGACTCCTAAGTCACCGCCATATCATTGATGAAGCCGATGTGTTGATCACCGTCGCAGGTATGGAAGGAGCCTTACCTAGTGTCGTTGCTGGACTAGCCGACTGTCCCGTCATTGCTGTACCAACCAGTATTGGCTACGGCGTTAGCTTTGGTGGCGTAGCACCCTTGCTCACAATGCTAAATTCTTGTTCTGCCGGTATTGGAGTCATGAATATCGATAATGGCTTTGGAGCGGCGATCCTTGCGGGACAAATTCTCCGCACCGCTGCGAGATTACGCTAA
- a CDS encoding tetratricopeptide repeat protein, translating to MSSSVVPTQHQQIQRNIKLRGKLPLGQVLVQAGLISEDQVKLALQNQSIPGYETFKIGEILALRGWIKQETCDFFAVRWEGILNSLSIKNKQKKIGYYLLEAGLLTEEQVTGILKIQQQQKKFFGEIAVAEGYLKQQTVDFFVRCLSSAKGAESVQRSALERAEKYFKLKDIKGAILELREVLRHDAKNGKAHAWLTRIYLESGQLSLAKVHLKKAIAASPNDALIREVKKQFFASVPSTAKATENKTKSKKSKSTPRASWLRFG from the coding sequence ATGTCGTCGTCAGTCGTTCCAACGCAACATCAGCAGATTCAGCGCAATATTAAGCTACGTGGGAAGCTTCCCCTTGGTCAGGTCTTGGTTCAAGCCGGTCTTATTTCTGAAGATCAGGTTAAATTGGCTCTACAGAATCAGTCTATTCCCGGTTATGAAACGTTTAAAATCGGGGAGATTCTTGCTTTAAGGGGATGGATTAAGCAAGAGACTTGTGATTTCTTTGCGGTTCGTTGGGAAGGTATTCTCAATAGTTTAAGTATTAAAAATAAGCAGAAGAAAATTGGCTATTACTTGTTAGAGGCTGGATTGTTAACGGAAGAACAAGTTACGGGGATTTTAAAGATTCAACAACAGCAAAAGAAGTTTTTTGGTGAGATTGCGGTGGCTGAAGGTTATCTTAAACAGCAGACGGTTGACTTTTTTGTGAGGTGTCTTTCTTCTGCTAAGGGGGCTGAGTCGGTGCAGCGGTCTGCTTTAGAACGTGCTGAAAAATATTTCAAGTTGAAAGATATCAAGGGGGCAATTCTTGAGTTGCGTGAGGTACTGCGTCATGATGCTAAAAATGGTAAAGCTCATGCTTGGTTGACTCGGATTTATTTGGAGAGTGGTCAATTGAGCTTGGCTAAGGTTCATCTCAAAAAGGCGATCGCCGCAAGTCCTAATGATGCATTGATTCGGGAAGTGAAAAAGCAATTTTTTGCATCGGTGCCGTCGACGGCAAAAGCTACTGAAAACAAGACGAAGTCTAAAAAATCAAAATCTACACCACGCGCATCTTGGCTACGTTTTGGCTAA
- a CDS encoding B12-binding domain-containing radical SAM protein: protein MFEQERLLFDPVTPEQNAIPLVFAFPNTYTVGITSLGYQLVWAKFSQRSDVDVRRLFTDLHEKLPSSPEIVGFSFSWELDYTNLFDLLEQLDIPLRATARKSHHPIVFGGGSVLSANPEPYADFFDVILLGDGETLLDEFIDAYQDIRGGDRQAKLRRLAQVEGIYVPSLYGITYRSPTAEIESIEPRFPDVPAAVYKQTYRGNVLSTSTVVTEKAAWENIYMVEVVRSCPEMCRFCLASYVTLPFRVANLEGSLIPAIERGLKVTDRLGLLGASVTQHPEFEALLDYLSQPKYKDVRLSIASVRTNTVTEKLAQTLAARDTRSITIAVESGSERLREIVNKKLTNDEIITAAVNAKAGGLKAIKFYGMAGIPGEEQADIEATIEMMLAAKKAAPGLRLTLGCSTFVPKAHTPFQWFGVNKAAKKRLQLLQKKLRSQGIEFRPESYNWSVIQALLSRGDRRLSQLLELTREYGDTLGSYKRAFKDLKGKIPPLDFYVHQQWQTDQVLPWQHLHTAIPKATIQKHMEESGALPEVV, encoded by the coding sequence TTGTTTGAACAAGAACGGTTACTTTTTGACCCTGTTACGCCTGAGCAAAACGCGATTCCGCTGGTTTTTGCGTTTCCGAATACCTACACTGTTGGCATTACAAGTTTGGGTTATCAACTGGTTTGGGCCAAGTTTAGCCAGCGGTCTGATGTGGATGTGCGGCGCTTATTTACGGATCTCCATGAGAAGTTGCCGTCGTCGCCTGAAATTGTTGGATTTTCGTTTTCGTGGGAGCTAGATTATACAAATTTATTTGACCTCCTTGAACAGCTTGATATTCCCCTGAGGGCTACTGCTCGTAAAAGTCATCACCCGATTGTTTTTGGTGGTGGTTCTGTGCTGAGTGCCAATCCTGAGCCCTATGCTGATTTTTTTGATGTTATTCTTCTTGGCGATGGTGAAACGCTTTTGGATGAGTTTATTGATGCCTATCAGGATATTCGCGGCGGCGATCGCCAAGCAAAATTACGGCGTTTAGCTCAGGTAGAAGGCATTTATGTACCCAGTTTGTATGGGATAACCTATCGCTCGCCAACGGCAGAAATTGAAAGTATTGAGCCAAGATTTCCAGATGTGCCCGCGGCGGTCTACAAGCAAACCTATCGCGGTAATGTTTTGTCCACTTCGACGGTTGTGACCGAAAAAGCTGCTTGGGAAAATATTTATATGGTGGAGGTGGTGCGGAGTTGTCCAGAAATGTGTCGCTTTTGCCTCGCCAGTTATGTGACTTTGCCATTTCGAGTCGCAAATCTGGAGGGGTCATTAATTCCGGCCATTGAACGGGGCTTAAAAGTTACTGATCGTCTGGGACTTTTGGGAGCTTCTGTGACCCAGCACCCTGAATTTGAAGCGTTGCTAGATTATTTGTCGCAGCCTAAATATAAGGATGTGCGCTTGAGTATTGCCTCGGTACGGACGAATACGGTTACAGAAAAATTAGCCCAAACTTTAGCGGCGCGGGATACTCGCTCCATTACGATCGCCGTCGAAAGTGGCTCGGAACGGTTGCGGGAAATCGTCAATAAAAAACTAACCAATGATGAAATTATTACAGCGGCAGTCAATGCAAAAGCGGGTGGTCTAAAAGCGATTAAATTCTACGGCATGGCTGGGATTCCCGGCGAGGAACAGGCAGATATTGAGGCCACTATCGAGATGATGTTAGCGGCGAAAAAGGCAGCTCCCGGCCTGCGTCTGACTTTGGGGTGCAGTACTTTTGTCCCGAAAGCCCACACGCCATTTCAATGGTTTGGGGTGAATAAAGCGGCAAAAAAGCGTCTGCAACTGCTCCAGAAAAAGTTGCGTTCCCAAGGCATTGAGTTTCGACCGGAAAGTTATAACTGGTCTGTCATTCAGGCGTTATTATCGCGGGGCGATCGCCGTCTGTCCCAGCTCCTCGAACTGACCCGTGAATATGGCGATACTTTGGGGAGCTATAAACGCGCCTTTAAAGATCTCAAGGGCAAGATTCCGCCACTAGATTTTTACGTGCACCAGCAATGGCAAACTGACCAAGTCTTACCTTGGCAACATCTCCACACAGCGATTCCGAAGGCGACGATTCAAAAACATATGGAAGAATCCGGTGCTTTGCCAGAGGTGGTTTGA